A portion of the Manihot esculenta cultivar AM560-2 chromosome 2, M.esculenta_v8, whole genome shotgun sequence genome contains these proteins:
- the LOC110606899 gene encoding probable LRR receptor-like serine/threonine-protein kinase At3g47570, whose protein sequence is MYIDAKLKLSWKRKMEKRPSFFFALLCWFLYAANPCTCSQNDTDRLALLSFKQAIERDPFQVLSSWNNSQHHCDWHGVFCSRRHPGRVIALILRSRGLVGPLSPHIGNLSFLRVINFQNNTFYGEIPQEIGRLQRVRHLILSNNSFAGNIPANLSRCSNLLFLDLIDNKLIGNIPAELGSLPKLGALGLAANNLTGRIPPSIGNLSSLYQISIRTNNLHGQIPEEFSRLGKLKDMLFAENSLSGEIPPGLYNISSIEIFNMNQNQLHGRIPADVGLTLPRLSSFVLSYNKFTGSIPVSLSNASGLMKIVLFSNNLTGSIPKYLGMMPNLQHVILAVNQLKGDLSFIDSLTNSSRLLQINVARNLLNGSIPKSIANLSKTMWLLGLSENQLQGTVPLGLDNLVNLRILQLAWNLLSGPLLTDFGKFQKLQYLTLSDNNFGGAIPSSLSNLTFLSVLYMRNNNLHGTIPPALGNLRSLIELDLRDNSLNGSIPPEVISLFSLSFALSLSHNQLTGSVPLEVGSMQNILLLDLSDNRLSGTIPSSIGKCLNLEGLFLEGNSFEGEIPQALSTLQGLRELDISRNNLSGKIPDSLVELDGLNLLNISFNNLEGEVPKLGIFLNSSAVSLLGNDNLCGGIADLKLPPCPFPKSNKNKFSSSLKISISVVGAALFLLLLVGFLFFWRRKRMSRSKGISMPSFNLPFLRISYAELFKATDGFSTSNVIGSGSYSSVYRGILEATGNEIAVKVLNLQRTGASQSFMSECKALKNIRHRNLIKILSACSSIDFEGNDFKALIYEFMPNGSLDKWLHPGNAREDGHMNLMQRLNIAIDIASAIEYLHNGCSSTIVHGDLKPSNVLLDNEMTAHVGDFGLAKFVSAISGGADQHLGSSSLAIKGTIGYVAPEYGMGDMVSIEGDIYSYGILLLEMFTGKKPTDDSFKDGLNLHVYTERSLPDKVMEVVDPSIDLSNDGRESLLNCMVSVMRIGVACSEEVPAERMKMVDVIRELHKIKDAVAEKYSPI, encoded by the exons ATGTACATTGACGCCAAACTAAAGCTTTCCTGGAAAAGAAAAATGGAGAAGAGGCCGTCTTTCTTTTTTGCCTTGCTGTGCTGGTTCTTGTACGCGGCCAATCCTTGCACTTGCTCGCAAAATGACACTGATCGGCTTGCATTGTTATCTTTCAAACAAGCTATAGAACGAGACCCATTTCAAGTATTGAGTTCTTGGAACAATTCGCAACACCACTGCGATTGGCATGGAGTTTTCTGCAGTCGTCGACATCCTGGCAGAGTAATAGCCTTGATCCTCAGATCACGAGGCTTGGTGGGGCCTCTGTCTCCTCACATAGGAAACCTTTCTTTTCTTAGAGTCATTAACTTCCAAAACAATACCTTCTACGGCGAAATCCCACAAGAGATTGGTCGTCTTCAACGCGTCCGGCATCTCATACTATCCAACAATTCATTTGCTGGAAATATACCAGCAAACTTGTCTCGTTGCTCCAACCTTTTGTTTCTTGATCTCATCGACAACAAGCTCATCGGTAACATACCTGCCGAGTTAGGCTCTTTACCAAAACTTGGTGCTTTGGGCTTGGCAGCAAATAATCTTACAGGAAGGATTCCTCCTTCTATAGGGAATCTCTCATCTCTTTACCAAATCTCTATACGAACAAACAACTTGCATGGACAGATTCCTGAAGAATTTTCGCGACTTGGGAAGTTAAAAGACATGTTATTTGCAGAAAACAGTCTAAGTGGTGAGATTCCTCCAGGTCTCTATAACATCTCCAGCATTGAGATATTTAACATGAATCAGAATCAATTGCATGGAAGAATCCCAGCTGATGTTGGTCTTACTCTTCCAAGGTTGTCTTCCTTTGTACTTTCATATAACAAGTTTACTGGGTCGATACCTGTTTCGCTATCAAATGCTTCTGGGCTTATGAAAATTGTTCTATTCTCGAATAATCTTACTGGTTCAATTCCAAAATATCTTGGAATGATGCCCAATCTTCAGCATGTGATACTTGCAGTCAATCAGCTTAAGGGTGACTTAAGTTTTATTGATTCTTTAACTAACAGTTCTAGATTACTACAGATCAATGTTGCAAGGAATTTGCTCAATGGATCTATTCCCAAATCCATAGCCAATCTCTCAAAAACTATGTGGCTTCTGGGTCTGTCAGAAAATCAGTTGCAAGGTACCGTTCCTTTGGGTCTTGACAACCTTGTAAATTTGAGAATCTTGCAACTTGCTTGGAATCTTCTCTCTGGACCTCTTCTTACAGATTTCGGGAAATTTCAGAAATTGCAATATTTGACTTTGTCTGACAACAATTTCGGTGGAGCTATCCCATCTTCACTCAGTAATTTAACTTTTCTCAGTGTTCTTTACATGAGGAACAACAATTTACATGGAACTATACCTCCAGCTCTTGGCAATCTTCGTAGCTTGATCGAGTTAGATCTTCGTGACAATAGTCTCAATGGTTCAATTCCCCCAGAAGTGATCAgccttttttctctttctttcgcACTTTCTTTATCTCACAATCAACTTACTGGTTCTGTTCCATTAGAAGTTGGCTCAATGCAAAACATTTTGCTGTTGGATTTATCAGACAATAGATTATCTGGCACAATTCCAAGCTCAATAGGAAAGTGTCTGAATCTAGAAGGGCTTTTTCTGGAGGGTAATTCATTTGAAGGAGAGATACCTCAGGCTCTTAGTACTTTGCAGGGTTTAAGAGAGCTGGATATTTCCCGGAATAATCTTTCTGGGAAAATTCCAGATTCATTAGTTGAGCTTGATGGGTTGAACCTTTTgaatatttcttttaataacCTTGAAGGAGAAGTGCCAAAACTGGGAATCTTCTTGAATTCAAGTGCTGTTTCATTGTTGGGAAACGATAATCTCTGTGGAGGTATTGCAGATTTGAAGCTTCCTCCTTGCCCTTTTCCGAAATCCAACAAGAATAAATTCTCCTCTTCACTAAAAATATCAATCTCAGTGGTTGGTGCTGCATTATTTTTACTGTTGTTGGTGGGTTTCTTATTTTTCTGGCGCAGGAAAAGAATGTCTAGAAGTAAAGGAATTTCAATGCCATCATTCAATCTGCCATTTTTGAGAATATCCTATGCAGAACTCTTCAAAGCCACAGATGGATTCTCTACGTCGAACGTAATCGGCTCCGGTAGCTACAGTTCTGTCTACAGAGGAATTCTTGAAGCAACAGGAAATGAAATAGCAGTCAAAGTGCTAAACCTGCAAAGAACAGGGGCATCTCAGAGTTTTATGTCGGAATGCAAAGCTCTTAAAAACATTAGGCACAGGAATCTCATCAAGATACTGAGTGCTTGTTCTAGCATTGATTTTGAAGGAAATGATTTTAAAGCTCTGATTTACGAATTCATGCCTAATGGAAGCTTGGATAAATGGCTGCATCCTGGCAATGCGAGGGAAGATGGGCATATGAATTTAATGCAGAGGCTGAACATTGCCATTGATATAGCTTCTGCAATAGAGTATCTTCATAATGGTTGCTCATCCACAATCGTCCATGGTGATTTAAAGCCGAGTAATGTTCTTCTAGATAATGAGATGACTGCCCATGTTGGTGATTTCGGATTGGCTAAGTTTGTCTCTGCAATTTCTGGTGGGGCTGATCAGCATCTGGGGAGTTCTTCTCTCGCCATCAAGGGAACTATCGGTTATGTAGCTCCAG AGTATGGCATGGGTGACATGGTTTCAATAGAAGGAGACATATATAGCTACGGAATTCTATTGTTGGAGATGTTTACAGGGAAGAAACCAACTGACGATTCTTTTAAAGATGGACTTAATCTTCATGTTTATACTGAGAGATCTTTGCCAGACAAAGTAATGGAAGTTGTTGATCCGAGCATTGATCTATCTAATGATGGAAGAGAGAGCTTATTAAACTGTATGGTCTCGGTGATGAGAATTGGAGTTGCATGCTCTGAAGAAGTTCCGGCAGAGAGAATGAAGATGGTAGATGTAATAAGGGAACTACATAAAATCAAAGACGCAGTAGCGGAGAAATACTCGCCGATATAA